The nucleotide window caaatctgacctaactagctgtgtgattctgggcaagtcacctatttgcctcagtttccttatctgcaaaatgagctggagatagaattggcaaaccactccagaatctttgccaagaaaacttacAGGGGGGGGGTCACAAAGCGGAAATAAGGACTGAAttaataactggaaaaaaactaaaaacccatgactgaaaaacaattcctCAGTGGAATGTTAGGATGATAGCAGGAATGAATTTCTTCCTTGTATCTCCAGCACACAGGCACCATGCCTGGCCCAAAGCATTAACAGCATGCTAGGATGATCTCTTATGTGTGAAGTATCCATTCCCCATCTCATTTGAATTGGGACAAGGAATTTTGTTGCTTTTCGGGGGCTTTTATAAAAAGTGGGAGGGGTTCTTCATTCCACTACCCACAAGGTACTTGCCTTTACACATGGCTTCTCTAGGTCTGCTTTACCATTTGCAAAAATGAAGGGGATGACCTAGATAATCTGAGGTCCATCTCAGATTTAAATTCTAAACCAAGATTTGGCTCATCATTTATAATACTATAGTTGGTAAATATTCATTCACAATGTTAAATTAATCCATCAagatttatttcatttccaaatatttatttacaaactatattcaaacatggaaatatattctttaGTCTCCTAAGATTATGCTTAAGGAAATGAGAGGCAGTgcagcacagtggacagagctggACTCAGACCCAGCTTCAAGTGTCATCCCTGACACGCCTCTGGGTGAGTCGCCCAATCCTGCAATGCCCTAGGCAGTTCTCAGGCTATAAGCAGCCGAGAGGACGCCTACCTGCAGTGGCAGAAGTTTTCTAATCTAGGAGTTcccaataccaatgaaatcactgtCCAGTCCTTATTCCCTAAATGGGAAGGGACACACCGATAACTCCCTGAACAACTGGCTAGGCAGAATACCAAGACTTCCCTTCGAAACGCAGAAGGTGAGAAGCAAGAAACTTTCCAGAGTCCCCTGGGAATGGGCATTTTCCCAGGCGTCCTTGGAGTTGCATACTTTACATTGGCGATGTACTTCATACTTCTAAAAGTCCCTTCAGGTCCATTATTGATCCACTTTTTGGCCAATGTGGCTCCGtggtttttaatgttttaagtCCTGTGGCCTTTAGGTAGTGAGGGAGTGAGGAAAGGTTCATTGCTCTGGGCGACCTCTCTCTCCGTAGCATGTACAAAATAGGCTTGAGCCTACTCGAAGCAGTTAAATGGGcaagtccattttttaaaaactaattccactttctgaaatatataaaatttgtgCAAAAGCTATACCTTAGAGTGAAAATTTCTCACAAAAGTTACCAAGCTTTATAcacaatgcaattaaaaaaacaacaacaaaaaactagagGTTGTGCTTGAAGTCATAGAATGCCCTCAGTGGATTAGCAAAATGCCTATACAGTGCatcttataattatatatgcagATTTTTTACATTCAAATTGTCTAAGAGGTACAAATCCTTGGAGTCTTTGCTAAGAAGCCCTCAGACAATTATGCCTAGAGTTCCTTTAAGAAACATAATAGTATTTATTCCGTTTCACAAAATCCACTTTATTTTTGGTTGCTTCCCTACTAAGTCCTTGTGAgatttttttatatctctttgctCTGATCATCTTCTTCGAGCTtcctgatttcattttttaaacaattgatagTTTCACGACTTGCTTTTAATCTTTCTTTAAGTTCAGCAATTTCGAAgcttgtttttttcttggcagCTTCTAATTTTTCCCTGGTCTTCACTTCAAGTTCAGCaactaggaagaaaaaacaatgataaatcattttattattttgatgcaAAAGCAACATGTCATAAGATGTCAGCACTAGATAGATATTTCAGATAAAAGTTTTCCGTAATCTTtaggaaacatggaaaattaaTCCTTGAATTTTATCTCACACtcaacaaatggggaaaaaataacaaaaaataggaATAGCCAATGTTAGAGAGATTGTGGAAACACAAACATTTATATACTGTTGGTatagctatgaactgatccagccattttggtatataatttagaattatgcagagtgactaaaatgtccataccctttgacctagagatTCCACACTGACCTCCCTAAAGaggtcaatgacaaaaagaaagggtgCATATAAATACAAGTATTTATGACAGCAACCTTAGTGGTAGCAAAGAACCAGCAACATCACTGAATATACTGGAATAGTACTATACTATAAGACATGAACATGAGGCATACAAGGGAACACATGAAAGGTTAATATAGATTGTGTCAATGTAAGCAAAATTGGGGATAAATAGATGTACAATGACAACAAAAGAGTAatggaaatgagaaaatgtaaatGAATGCTGCCAAATTATAACGACCAAGCTTGGCCCCAAAAGAAATAGgctacttccccccccccaacttctaCAAAGAGATGAGATGCCATGGGTGTGGAATACTGCATATAATGTCAAACTTTCTGATATGTCAGACTAACGTTTTGcaaaactttctttttcctttaaattttctttatgaatgaacaaaaaaaagcatttactaagagaATTAAGAATGTATAAAGAACTGTGTTAACTATAAATACTAGGGATCCAATTATAAAAGCAAGATAATCTGTGCTCTCTGGGAGCAATCTAAGGGAAGACAAAACGTATTATAAAGTGCTCCTCTGCAGGGAGGTGTAAGCAATGATATGGCAGGAAATGTAGGCAATCTACAAATAAGAGCTATTGAGAAAATTTTAGTTCAAAAAATACAAGGGCAGGTAAAGTTAAAATGTCAAGTCAAACAATCTGAACTCAAGGTACTTACGAAAAATAGCTCCACACCAACATAAGGATACCAAATCAAACTTTAGTATGTGATATATATTTGAGAGCTGATGTTATAAAAGGCTCAAATTTTACCAAATTTCAGAATTTTAAGGTTAAAAAGGGCATCTGATTATCCATTTAATTCAACCCATATACAAAAATAATCTACACTCTACCACATGACAAGTGACTGTCCAGTTGTGCCTACAATTGTCTAAGGTGAGATATCTATCCAATCTCCAGAAAGCTTTTGGCAATTCTATTAGGCAGTTTTCTTAGGCTTCAAATCTAAATTTGTCTCTATGCAACTTTCATCCACTGCCAAATAAGTCAAATAAAGTTAATCCCTACTACACAAAATCTCTCCcttcaaataatttattctcaTGTGATTGATCATTATGGATGCCTTTCTCTGGACACCAGAGTTGTCATAGTGCATTTTAAAGCACAGTGGccagaaatgaacacaatattccagaagagGTCTGGCAAGGGCGGAGAACAGTGCAACCATTGCCTTTCTATTCTAGAAATTAGGACCCTTTTAATGCAGCCCAAAATTGCATTAGCTGTCTTGATTGTGGTATCAAACTGCTCTTTTACTGAGCTTGTAGCCCAATAAAAAaccctctctctttttcaaaactattatctaatttgagcctccctcattttatttatagtttgttttttttttaccatcaaGTATGAGGCATTAAATTtattcctattgaatttcatcttattagattcagctcaATAATAGTCAAGATCCTTTTGGATTCATGCTCTGTTAACTATCCCTCCCAGCTGAAAATCTGATAAGCACACCACCCCTGCTTTTACCCAAGTCACTGATAAGCATGTTCAACAGCATAGGACCAAGCATGGATAGCTAGGGTGATCGACTAAAGACCTCCTACCTAAAATCTACGTAAAAGACACTGAGAGCATTCCCCTCTTCTGTTAACCTAAATATGCTCTAAATTCTCTATAAATAAACTCTATATTCTAAATAtactcattcatttgttcagcaTATGCCACTAAGCTAGACATACATTGAAATTCTCATAACTGAATCCATTATACTATCAAAAGCATAGATGAAACATCTGTGCACATAGTACTTTAAACAGTAACCATTCCATTGTAACCAAAGATATAAGGCTTCTTCCACTCCAGAGCTGCACAAGAAGTCAGAGGCCCAAAGGCAAAGGCTTCAATGGCAAAGCCAGGGCTAACCTAATGAGCACAGGGCAGGTATAACTTTAAAAGTAAGCAGTATGAAATGGaaattcatataaaaattctAGTTTTTTCTGCTGTTTAATAGTTTTTTCCTGCAGTTTAAAtccagaattttaaaagtttgaaaaaaacttttgataaaaACACAACCAAACACCAATTATTTCTATATTCCCAAGCTACAGATAATTATTCAGAATGGGTCCACTCTAAATCCTACACTATTTAGTCTCAATTTGCCTTTCCTTGCTGTATGGGAATCCTaaacctttccctccctctttctctccattctcctctcccctcccttcctccctctctctctatctctgtctctctctctccctccagagGCTATTCCAAACCTCCtcaatctttccctctctcaacAGTAACCTCATTGACTACTTTGCTGAGAAAGCCTGGGCCACACAAAGGGAACATCCTCACTCCCTtaaactttgctgaagttaacAGATTTATCTGTATCCTGGATCCTACCTCTTCCATTACCTTACTTCATTAGTAATCATTCCATTTTGTATCAgacattttaaaatctcttcagtTCTACTGGGTTCTTTCCCTTAGTTTACAAACATTTTCCCAGTCTCCTTTTGTAGCTGGCAAAGCTCAAGTACGTCCATGGAGCAAAGCTCTGGAAGACCGAGATACTCAGTAAAACCAAGGCCACAGCTCAGCTGAAGTTAGACACGTAGCTCACTCCTCACCTGAGGTCCCCAAACCCCTCCTTTTCACCCCTCCTGCTGTAACTGAATGTTCTTACAAAACTACTAATGTAGGCATTCTCTGGGAACCTGAGTTAGATGGTAACATTGACATATTGAtcctttagaaaaaaatctatgtCTAGATTCAATGAGGTAACCAAATCCACTGAAGCACCTTGTAAATTATCTTTTCATTGTGTATGTCAAAGTTTACCTAAATTCTCAGCCTGTTTCAGTCTCTCTATAAAATAGAATCTACAGTCAATAAACTTTACCATTGACTAGCAATCAGCTTGTTTCTGGTCCTCCTGATCCCAAGTATATTTCTCATCTCTCCCACCCCCCATCTTGGGGACCTTTCAATAATCTGTGTGAGCAGGATCCATCAGGCTCTACATCCTTTACCTttgaaacaataacaaaaaacttttctttccttttctcaattCCTCAAGTTATCaacctcctctcttcttcctctttcctagaAAGAGTATCCTATAATTGCCGCCTCTATTTTTTCACTACTCACACACTCAACCTCTTGTAAACTGGCTTGTGTTCATACCTATTGTCTGAAATAGATTACTTCTACACCATTATTAAATTCAGGGGTCTTTCTTTTGTCATCCcatttgacttctctgtagcATAAGACACTGGGACCAGACCTCTCCTTTCTTTGGTTCCCATAACTCTACTCTCATagttttccttctacctctctgaTGATCTCTCCTATCTATTTTACTAGTTCATCATCCTCTtggccaggggttggcaacatatggctctttctgcaggagccataaagtccattttttttcaggctctgttacaggagcggcactgtgagcactgtacggctctcacgaaattacattttaaaaaatgtggtgtttatggctctcacggccaaaaaggttgctgacccctgctcttggcctttgtaaagatattttattttaccaattacatgtaataacaattttctacataaattttctgaagttatgagatccaaattgtctccctcctcccttccatctctgttcccagagatggtaagcaatttgatttgggttatacatgatacatgtattattactcaaaacatatttccatattggtcatttttgtatGAGAattctcatataaaaccaaaatactcaaataaaaacccaaataaaccaaggtgaaaaatcatatgctttgatctgcattctgactccaacacttttttctctggaggtggtttgGTTAGCATTCTCTGATATTAGTCCCTCAGAAtgatcctggatcattgtattgctgagagtagcacagctgatcatcccacaatattgctgttactgtgtacaatgttctcctggttctgcttagttcactgtgcatcagttcaggtAGGTCTCTACAGCTTGTTCTGAAATCCTGCTATTCATCATTTTTCCCCTTGGCCTCTGAACATGAATTTACCCTAAGGTTCTGTCTTAAGCCTCTCCTTTGGAGTATTCATCCACTTGCATGGTTTTAGTCCTTCTTTTCAGACAAGTCACAAATCCATACTTCCATCCTCTTCATTTCTCCACGTACTAATACTACATTTTCAGCTGTTTGCTGGCTCTTTCCACCTCGATGAACTACCAGCACCTCAAACTCAAGATCTCTACACTGAGTTCCCCACATGTTCTTTCAACCCAATTTCTTTATGTCTTTTAACAGCGTCCCCAACCTTTCTAGTATGCCAGGCTCATTAAATAGTAACAgaaatctccttttctcttatcccacATAAAACTAATTGCCAAGCCATGGCCCACTTTAATTTAGGTCCTCTACTGCCTAAAGTCTCTGTCCTTCTCAATTCACCTTCTCTAGagaatcttcttttttaaaccctttgctGTACTTACCCCTCACattatttatgaaaatgaaaacaatgttaTTTATTAGCAATACTGATATCATATAGCCTTTCACCATCACAAAATACTGTTCCATGATAATGTATGCAAACCATTCTGTATTTTAACACTTACATTCTGTTTCATGCTTATAGGCTCCTAAGGTTAACTGGCGAGATGTTGTTAACAATTGTTGCATCATTGCTGTTGGATCTTGAAATATCTACAAAgattaatgaataataaattttaaagtctttccccCTTAAAGAAATGACTTAAgatctcattttgaaaaaaattcttaccaTTTCATCATAGAACTCAGAAACCACTGTCTTTTTCCCCAGCATTGCATTGGTGTCTGACTGAAATAGCTTTAATAAGTGATAAAGTGTTacctataaataaaaatagatgataCATAAGTGTAATACTTTCCATTATCATCACAAAACATGTCAGTTATGTGACCACTAAGTAAAGTCAGCATAACATGTGCATTTCTGCAGAACTTTGGAGTTAAGAAGGCTTACATACATTTTTTtatgatcatcaaaacaaatcttgttataatcctcattttatagatagatatatatgcatatccacatatacacataatataaatAGCTACATATTGTGTCTCCACTAGAATGTAATTATCTTGAAGGTAGGGACACTGacattatttgcttttttttttttaaacaatacctGGTACAgagtaaacaattaataaatgcttattgactgaatgactgagTCAATTGAATAGGCAACCCAACTAAGTTCAGTggtctatccactacaccatgttGAATTCTGGACTTTGTTTCACTGGCTTAGTGAAAGAAATCAATCACTTTCTATGCAATTTCCCTATCTGTTAGCAAGGTACAATGACCCTTTTCCTATTATGAAGAGAGTGGACAGAATCTGTAATGAATGGTCTGTTAAAGCCTTTTGAAGAGTGTTAATAaacattacaattttttttaattcctttgccTCAAAGAAGACAGAATTACATCAACCGCCGGTGGCAATTCCACAGATAATGTTAAATCCACTGTTAGatacataatttttataaaaataatgaacactTACATAATGCCTACAATATATCAGGCACTGTAactaagtgctttatacataTCACTTTTGGTTTTCATAACAACTTTGTGAgctagatgccattattatcctcattttacagatgaagaaactgaaagagataatggttaaatgacttgacctaAGGCCTcagaataagtgtctgaggctggatttgatcttgGGTCTCCCTGACTACAGGCCTACTAGTTCTACTCATtgccagctgccccaaaatagaTTTATAACTTTCCATACTAccaaactgttttcttttttaagcaaaTGAACCAGGAATACAGGAAAaagttcagagaagaaaaaatgtctTTTATGCATATTACATAGGATACCCAGCTTGTAGCATATAACAAATGCTAACaaaatttaaatatgtttaaaatgaataattaacaCATATCTATAAAGGACAAGGATGGTTAAAGATTATCTATTAACTACTTCTGGGCAAGCAAATGATTGTGCCAGAAGTTATAACCAATCATATCAGTAATCATAAACTATCACTAATTAGCAATGGAATAATAGTGAAACCAAGTAACAATATCATTAACATTATGCTGATGCTAACCATATGTTAGTGTTTGCATGGTCAAAATTATTAAAATCTTATCTTAACTCATGGACCatgggttaaattatttgcttacTCTAGAAAGAGAAGCATCTACAGTTCACACTTaacttttaaggggaaaaaatattttttatacacacatatttaacaTCATCATCTTCACTGCTAAATACAGTCCTACTCTAACCCCAAGTCAAGGAGCCATCTTTtgtaagaaaaagtaaaaaagaaaaacaattcagcaaaGCTAATCAGTATTTCAAATGGGTCAAACAGTAATATGCAATGTCTACCAAAAATGTTTAG belongs to Gracilinanus agilis isolate LMUSP501 chromosome 5, AgileGrace, whole genome shotgun sequence and includes:
- the YEATS4 gene encoding YEATS domain-containing protein 4 isoform X1 — protein: MFKRMAEFGPDSGGRVKGVTIVKPIVYGNVARYFGKKREEDGHTHQWTVYVKPYRNEDMSAYVKKIQFKLHESYGNPLRVVTKPPYEITETGWGEFEIIIKIFFIDPNERPVTLYHLLKLFQSDTNAMLGKKTVVSEFYDEMIFQDPTAMMQQLLTTSRQLTLGAYKHETEFAELEVKTREKLEAAKKKTSFEIAELKERLKASRETINCLKNEIRKLEEDDQSKEI
- the YEATS4 gene encoding YEATS domain-containing protein 4 isoform X2 codes for the protein MFKRMAEFGPDSGGRVKGVTIVKPIVYGNVARYFGKKREEDGHTHQWTVYVKPYRNEVTLYHLLKLFQSDTNAMLGKKTVVSEFYDEMIFQDPTAMMQQLLTTSRQLTLGAYKHETEFAELEVKTREKLEAAKKKTSFEIAELKERLKASRETINCLKNEIRKLEEDDQSKEI